In the genome of Fusarium poae strain DAOMC 252244 chromosome 1, whole genome shotgun sequence, the window ATCAAGAAGGATGTCGACGGTAAGGAGACCGTTGCCCATATCTTTGAATATACCACCCAGCTTTCCGTCACCCCCAACCAGCAGCTCATCCGACCTACAAACGAGGGTTCCCAGAACCTGCCACCAGTTCAGATGATGTTCTGTTTGAAGCAGAAGAacaccaagaagatcaactCTCATCGATGGCTCTTTAACGCCTTTGGTCGTATCCTGAACCCTGAGGTGTGTATTCTGCTTGATGCGGGTACCAAGCCTAGTCCCCGATCTCTCCTCGCTCTTTGGGAGGGTTTCTACAATGACAAGGATCTTGGTGGTGCTTGTGGTGAGATCCATGCTATGCTGGGTAAAGGCGGCAAGAAGCTGTTCAACCCCCTCGTTGCTGTCCAGAACTTCGAGTACAAGATCTCCAACATTCTCGACAAGCCTCTTGAGTCATCCTTCGGTTACGTTAGTGTGTTGCCTGGTGCTTTCTCTGCTTATCGATTCCGTGCCATCATGGGCCGTCCTCTGGAGCAATATTTCCATGGTGATCATACCTTGTCTAAGATGCTTGGTAAGAAGGGTATCGACGGTATGAACattttcaagaagaacatgttcTTGGCCGAGGATCGTATTCTGTGTTTCGAGCTGGTCGCCAAGGCTGGCCAGAAGTGGCATTTGTCTTATATCAAGGCTGCCAAGGGTGAAACCGATGTTCCCGAAGGTGCTGCTGAATTCATCAGTCAGCGTCGTCGTTGGCTCAACGGTTCATTCGCTGCCACTCTGTACTCGCTGATGCACTTCGGTCGAATGTACAAGTCGGGCCATAACATCGTCCGCATGTTCTTCCTTCACATTCAGCTCATCTACACGACTTTAAACACCATGTTCGCTTGGTTCTCTCTTGGCTCTTACTGGCTTACAACTTCCGTCATCATGGACCTTGTGGGTACTCCTAATGCTACCTCTGGAGTTCACGCTTGGCCATTCGGTGACACTGGTACTCCTGTTGTCAACGCTCTGCTTCAATACCTCTACCTGGCCTTTGTTATGCTTCAGTTCATTCTGGCTCTAGGTAACAGACCCAAGGGTTCCAAGTTTACTTACATTGCTTCGTTCATGGTCTTTGCTCTTATTCAGGGTTACATCCTGGTTCTGTCCGCGTACCTGGTTGTTCGCGCGTTTGACACACCTATTGGAGACCAGATCTCGTTTGCTTCGACCGACGCTTTCTTGGACAGTTTCTTCGGTGGTTCAAGCGCTGGTGGTGTTATTCTGGTCGCTCTTATCACCATTTACGGACTGAACTTTATTGCTTCTTTCATGTACCTCGACCCTTGGCACATGTTCCACTCCTTCCCTTACTACCTGGTTCTCATGTCAACTTACATCAACATTCTCATGGTTTACGCATTCAACAACTGGCACGATGTTTCTTGGGGTACCAAGGGTTCAGACAAGGCCGAAGCTCTTCCCTCTGCCCACGTTACCAAGAGCGAGAAGAACgaggttgttgttgaggaagtCGAGAAGGAGCAGGAGGATATTGACAG includes:
- the CHS1_1 gene encoding Chitin synthase, class 1 (TransMembrane:8 (o534-551i563-588o622-639i651-676o696-722i734-753o833-852i873-894o)~BUSCO:3699at5125~CAZy:GT2_Chitin_synth_1); translation: MAYNGRDQEYGGHALQDLPAGSSQYHLPPQENDEEQGRGLLNSGYEQDRLGARTPPDRPVSAYSLTESYAPGASSTMPGQGPAGYGDSGGSFGQFGNLDAAAPFPRPDSAFDPEDSWVERQQQPQMGSGGGLGRSKTRKIKLVQGSVLSIDYPVPSAIKNAVQPQYRDAESGTEEFHKMRYTAATCDPNDFTLKNGYDLRPRMYNRHTELLIAITYYNEDKVLLARTLHHTMQNIRDIVNLKKSTFWNKGGPAWQKIVVCLVFDGIDKADKNTLDVLATVGVYQDGVIKKDVDGKETVAHIFEYTTQLSVTPNQQLIRPTNEGSQNLPPVQMMFCLKQKNTKKINSHRWLFNAFGRILNPEVCILLDAGTKPSPRSLLALWEGFYNDKDLGGACGEIHAMLGKGGKKLFNPLVAVQNFEYKISNILDKPLESSFGYVSVLPGAFSAYRFRAIMGRPLEQYFHGDHTLSKMLGKKGIDGMNIFKKNMFLAEDRILCFELVAKAGQKWHLSYIKAAKGETDVPEGAAEFISQRRRWLNGSFAATLYSLMHFGRMYKSGHNIVRMFFLHIQLIYTTLNTMFAWFSLGSYWLTTSVIMDLVGTPNATSGVHAWPFGDTGTPVVNALLQYLYLAFVMLQFILALGNRPKGSKFTYIASFMVFALIQGYILVLSAYLVVRAFDTPIGDQISFASTDAFLDSFFGGSSAGGVILVALITIYGLNFIASFMYLDPWHMFHSFPYYLVLMSTYINILMVYAFNNWHDVSWGTKGSDKAEALPSAHVTKSEKNEVVVEEVEKEQEDIDSQFEQTVRRALAPFKEEEEVEQADVEDGYKSFRTGLVVCWLFGNILLIVCITSTNFDNLGWGEPATDRKAHYFQFLLYATAVLSLVRFAGFLWFLGRTGIMCCFSRN